One Fusobacterium ulcerans DNA segment encodes these proteins:
- a CDS encoding LexA family protein, with protein sequence MTENVSVEIKEELRKKLGDYIEELRNKKNYGFNQLAMKSGVNVRSLNEIINGKAKKVNPFHLKKLAKALNVDYKEFYKIVGYLDEDEKIVPNAEIAFNFKRVPVYENISAGYGAAESDILDYISLPNYQGTFTGDIFAVQVHGDSMENTIEDKSIVFIKKDAEIQNKKIGAFIVNNNAYLKRYFEDEHGVFLRSDNREYRDIEIKAGDDFIVVGKYIGSFIREE encoded by the coding sequence ATGACTGAAAATGTTAGTGTTGAAATAAAAGAAGAATTAAGAAAAAAACTTGGAGATTATATTGAAGAATTAAGAAATAAAAAAAATTATGGATTTAATCAGTTAGCTATGAAAAGTGGAGTTAATGTTAGAAGTTTGAATGAAATAATTAATGGTAAAGCTAAAAAAGTAAATCCATTCCACTTAAAAAAATTAGCAAAAGCTTTAAATGTAGATTATAAAGAATTTTATAAAATAGTTGGATATTTAGATGAAGACGAAAAAATAGTTCCTAATGCAGAGATAGCATTTAATTTTAAGAGAGTTCCTGTTTATGAAAATATCAGTGCAGGGTATGGAGCTGCTGAAAGTGATATTTTAGATTATATTTCACTTCCAAATTACCAAGGAACATTTACAGGAGATATTTTTGCTGTTCAGGTACATGGTGACTCTATGGAAAATACTATAGAAGATAAATCTATTGTATTTATAAAGAAAGATGCAGAGATTCAAAATAAAAAGATTGGAGCTTTTATAGTTAATAATAATGCTTATTTGAAGAGATATTTTGAAGATGAACATGGGGTATTTTTAAGAAGTGATAATAGGGAATATAGAGATATAGAAATAAAAGCTGGTGATGATTTCATTGTAGTTGGGAAATACATTGGATCATTCATAAGAGAAGAATAA
- a CDS encoding S24 family peptidase has protein sequence MGREIKSNIATDCKFKDIPIYKSISAGYGSYENEIENYISVVNFNDVFTGDVFGVVVKGDSMEDTILDGAIVFIKKCDDIPFGKIGAFMLNGCAYLKRLCEKEGEMVLRSDNSYYDDIEIKASDDFTIVGLYKGTLSIAK, from the coding sequence ATGGGAAGAGAAATAAAATCAAATATAGCAACTGATTGTAAATTTAAAGATATTCCAATTTACAAAAGTATAAGTGCAGGCTATGGTTCTTATGAAAATGAAATTGAAAATTATATATCTGTTGTAAATTTTAATGATGTTTTTACTGGAGATGTATTTGGAGTGGTTGTAAAAGGAGATAGTATGGAAGATACTATTTTAGATGGAGCTATAGTCTTTATTAAAAAGTGTGATGATATTCCTTTTGGAAAGATAGGTGCATTTATGTTGAATGGGTGTGCCTATTTAAAAAGACTTTGTGAGAAGGAAGGAGAAATGGTATTGAGAAGTGACAATAGTTATTATGATGACATTGAAATAAAAGCTTCAGATGACTTCACAATAGTTGGATTATACAAAGGAACTTTATCAATAGCAAAATAA